One segment of Desulfocurvus vexinensis DSM 17965 DNA contains the following:
- a CDS encoding TetR/AcrR family transcriptional regulator — translation MSVSETVPAPTRDRILAAASDVFAQEGFEKATVRGICAQAQANVAAVNYHFRDKRELYRMVLQAWQAEAEARFPLDGGLAAPEAPVAERLRGFYRAMLLRLFRGASDPQAAYGRARVWLGELIQAGLAQSPESMRNYTTMEAHLRPLVHAELGPVEGTRLRDAVDSCLAQVVIYFLGFVSDPGFFSLALAKDGEIDRVAAHMTRFALGGLRAMKENGNDDI, via the coding sequence ATGAGCGTCAGCGAAACGGTGCCGGCCCCGACCAGGGACAGGATTCTGGCCGCCGCCTCGGACGTGTTCGCCCAGGAAGGTTTCGAGAAGGCTACCGTGCGCGGCATCTGCGCCCAGGCCCAGGCCAACGTGGCCGCCGTGAACTACCATTTCCGCGACAAGCGCGAGCTGTACCGCATGGTGCTCCAGGCCTGGCAGGCCGAAGCCGAGGCGCGCTTTCCCCTGGACGGGGGGCTTGCGGCCCCGGAGGCCCCGGTGGCCGAGCGGCTGCGCGGTTTCTACCGCGCCATGCTGCTGCGCCTGTTCCGGGGCGCCAGCGACCCCCAGGCGGCCTATGGCCGGGCCAGGGTCTGGCTGGGCGAGCTGATCCAGGCGGGGCTTGCCCAGTCGCCGGAAAGCATGCGCAACTATACGACCATGGAGGCCCACCTGCGCCCCCTGGTGCATGCGGAGCTGGGGCCCGTGGAGGGTACCCGGCTGCGCGACGCCGTGGACAGCTGCCTGGCCCAGGTGGTCATCTATTTCCTGGGCTTTGTTTCCGACCCCGGTTTTTTTTCCCTCGCGCTGGCCAAGGACGGCGAGATCGACCGTGTGGCCGCGCACATGACACGCTTCGCCCTGGGAGGGCTCCGGGCGATGAAGGAGAACGGCAATGACGACATATGA